The Arachis ipaensis cultivar K30076 chromosome B10, Araip1.1, whole genome shotgun sequence DNA window TTGGAAACAATTAAACAATACTTCGAGAGTTGGACAAGGCTCTTGCTAGGAAGAATGAATGCAATAGGTGGTTGATTGGTTTTTGTGCTATTATTTGAAATACTTGGCTGGAAAGGAATGATAGGATATTCAGGAATCAAGAAACACGTATTACGGAAGTTATCAACAAGTCAATTAGGAGCAACAAAGAGTGGACTGATTTTGATTCTACTAATTGTTGATGGCATGCCAGAGATGACTACAGtctaattttctgttttattacTTAGTAACTTTGCTGCTCCACCTTGTTGGGTTgagtttttatttcaaaaaaatagtcAAAATGATCTCGAAAAGAAGCACATACAAATTTCTCACAAACAAGTTTCTTAgtatgatgagtttggaaaattctaatttaattttcatgatgaacaaacattattgaaataattaattacaaaattattaatttgattttcatttaacatatgttaattaataattttgtgatacAGGTTTCTAATTGGGCCGAAAATAAAATTCTGATACAAacccaattaaataaaaaaaattcagccTTGGTTTGATGCTAGAATATATGATGAGTATGGCTGAATTGTTTATTGTGCTAATTGGGCCAGATtgagttattattattactacaaGCCCAAATGAATGCTTTCATATTTGCTCAATGCATGATCCAAAAATTCATCATGAAAGCAAATGTTATTTTTGGGCCAGAAATTAAATGTTGTTGCAACTAAACCCAATTTTATATTTGATAAAAGTTCCTCATGCATGATCCGGAACCAATGAAAAAAGGAAAGCAAAATTGCTTTCAACGGATCCAAGCATTTCACCATGTGATGGATTCCAAAATTCATTACATTGTCATTTAttgcatgggaactatgagagagaaaacAAGACATTTGATTTGATTGTAGCACTTATGGTTACACGCTACTCAGCAAGGAAAGAATCATTTCATTTAATCTCATTCTCTTTCCTAATTCAATACTTTTCaaatttctctcttctctctctatttgCTTCTCTTCTTCGGTTATTACACAGGAAACAATGGATGCCATGGAAGCTACATGGAGCTACCGAAGTGAAGGAAGGACAAGTCTagagaccatcacaatgatggcaagaaaacataacaaaacAAAAGTGtgctgtggctgagattttcaccaaatatggttagatttggtgagaTAGTCTCGAGCTCTTCATactcaaaaaggaagaagaagattcgGCCAACAAGGAGGAGACTCTTGGAGGCGtgacttgtctttgattctgctcaactaccacaggaagtagctagagtggcgaagtgatggtagaggcagagattgaagcagatgaagtcatcatcatcatgaagcatcaagggccagaaatccatcttggagagcaagccaaggatggagagctcggattgataaAAAGTGGTgaccaagaaaggactagaggtaattgcatgttgggttttgtatggttatctcttctctctctatatgCTCGAACCGGTTCTAtttcttgaagaagaagaagttggcttgggttttggcttcaagtgtggaggcttctctcttctataaaaagggagaacaaccactgtttggagcaaggagttagaagtaagcagtgagagtgcaaggcacaggattctcagagctatctaagcttacagattttcttctccttcaatgtattctgtttcgtatttttctgtttaattttgtcatgtcttgagtctcatggaaaaaaaggcaaacagtgatgtttgtatgaaaaagccatagagcggaaaaaggcagagagtgcaaaattaaaagaaaaagccatagatgtccttagagttcctttgttcatctatgttgtgtttcatgattctgtgggaatccccttgtaagttgggttagcactttacagtctgtaatcaagaagattatagtgaaattccatcatggttgtgatggagactggatgtaggctgcactgcacttagcagctgaaccaggatatatctgggtgtaactttctttcttctctacccCAATTCTGTTTCTATTGCACAGGAGGTCAAACTGAAAAATAtttcgtgccaagtgacgagacaaaaaaaaaagtctcgtgccaagtgacgagataaaaataaaagtctcgtggctaaagacgagacaaaaatcaaaaagtctcctGAAGTTATCTCAAAGGTCAGCAAGTGTTACTAAGCAAAAagtgggctaagattcaacccccttctcttagccaccgAAACCATAATAGTATTTGATGGATTTACAATTATACTTTAATTAGTTAATGATAAAAATTCTTAAGTAATTAATAACAAGTTAGAACAAATGAATAGGATAAAATAGAGAGCCATGAGAGGATCAAAATGTGGTTTATTAATTCTATAAGTAGATGTTATTACAGTCTCTCCCTCTAATTTTGGACCTCAGTaattaaagaagagagaaagaaagagaaaaagagagctGAACTCTTACCTTAGAAATAGAATTTAGTCAGAAACCAAATCATATGACTAGAAGCAATTAACAGCAGAGTTTCTCTCAATTAAAATACTTCATTTCCTTCGTATGATGAGAAGTAACTCCAAACTCAAAGTCATAGTCAAAGATAACGTCAACCTTAACAAAAAATCAATAAACTAatctgtattattattattattattattattattattattattattattattattatttaaaaataactaAGACACCCAACAGCGGCGGTCCTCTTGTGTGAAGTGGTGATGGAGATCCTCTCTTGGATTCCTGCAAAGCCTGTCACGCGCCTGAAGCTTGTGTGCAAGTCATGGAACTCCATCATCTCCCACCCTCACTTCCTCAAACTTCACCTTCACCGATCACCCAAAAATGCCATCCTCCTCTTTACGCAAACAAAAGCGCTCACGCTCGGCGAAGAAGAAAAACAGGGCTTAGTGTTGAGTAGCGTTGAATCTTTCATTCAAAATCCATCATCCTCTCTTGATACTCAAGAGAATCGCCACTCTCTACACGTAGAAGACTGGGTTTCGGGTTCATGCAACGGGTTGGTTTGTGTGGCCCATATCGTTCTCTGCCACTGCCACCCCGGCAACGATATTTGCTATATCTGTTTTCGTTTATTAAACCCTCTCACAGGGTTTATTTCAGAGAACTCGCCGTGCTTACGTGTCAATGTGCACAATTCTTTTGGGTTTGGGTATGATGAGTCAAGTGACAGTTACAAGGTAGTGACTCTCATTCGAGATTCTTCTGGAATAGTAACTGCACAAGTTTATAGCTTCGGCGGCAGTTCTTGGAAGACGATCAACAGTCTCCCTGCTTTTCTGTATTTTGCTGAAGATACTAGTGGCCACTTCATCGGTGGCACTCTTAATTGGCTAGCTCTCCGTAACCTTCATGGAGATGATTATGATTGGGCTGATGTTACACTTGATATGTTAATGATTGTTTCTTTTGACCTGAAATCGGATACACATAAACAGATTCTGCTTCCAAAGGGTATCGATGAGATCCCCGGTCAAAAGCCAATTCTGGGAGTTTGGGGAAATAGCCTGTATCTTCTTCATGATTACAAGAACACTCATTTTATTGCATGGCAAATGAAGGAGTTTGGAGATGAAAATTCTTGGACTCAATTGCTAAAGATTAGTTTTCACCATCTCGGTGTTGAAACGCTATTTCCAGAGTTTATATTTGAGAATGGAAATATCTTCATGTTGATAGGCAGGCATCGTTTTGAGGAAGTATTTTATGACCGAAGAGATAATAGTGTTAAACGCGTTAATATCTTGGCCAACAATTGTTACTTCGAAGCATTTGATTATGTTGAGAGCTTGATTCAGCCTTGTTAAAATTCGGTTCCTTTTCAGCTTTTTGTTAAAACTTACTTGTCAGAGTATTGTTTttagttctttttttttattcagaGTAAATTTGTCATGCAGCATATGATTTCTTAGATCTTTAGATACATGTCTAATAGGATAGCAACTAATATAAGATTGCTTTCTTAGATTGTTACATACTTACATACATGTCTAATAGGATGGTAACTATGTGTATTCTGAATTTTGTTGCTGTGAGATAGTTAATACGAAGAAAAGATGATGAAATATTGACTAATGAGAGAATATTTTGCCACTGGAAAAGTTAGATGTACTTAAGATCTTAAAATGATGTTGTAGAGGGATGGTTGGGATGGAGGGTATCATAACAAAAACTTAATGAGGGAGCTGCTTTTAGTGTTCTATTGCTGTTTTGCCAACAAAATTATCAAGTCCAAGAATTACATATCACATTAGCAGCTGAAAATTTGTTTCAATGCAGTAGAAAATATGCTGCTAAAAGTCACAATTGACATTGAACTGTAAAACGGTAAGTTTGATGCTATCACTATTTGCTGACGTTGCTGCACTGCTAATACTAAGTTGTCCCTTGTTGAATTCACTAGAAACCTCAGCTCATGAATGAACTCATTTGAATTGTCAAATGTTTCTTATAGCTATGTTACATTCCCAATTTGAGAGGAATAGCAACTGCACAATGCAGCCACTGCCATGTTTAGTTTGCCTAATATAAAAGCCAGGTACTGTAACTGTCATATATTCCATTTTGACAACTGAATCTATGCTTTGTAAGATCAAATCGTAGACTTGTAACCAATTTTCGGCATCACTTATGCAAACAAAATATGAGTATTTTGAATACCAATTttaaactcttgaaccattatgtcttttttaaaaatccttctttctctctttgtTTAAACTCTATTCCAACAAATTTGgatcaatatttatttattaatagcTTGCAAAACTTTCATTGCGGAAGAAGTGAATGGAAAAATAAGTGCGTATATGCAAATTACAAAATTACGGACTTAGTTGTCTAAGGAAATATAAACTACAATTTTTGAGAATTCAAAGTTCTCACAATTTTTGAGGAACAGAACTCTTTAACGTTTCCGGCAGACCATCTCTAGGGATGGCGGTCCGAGAAGGAATGCCTTCGATATGTAATTGTTCAAGAGAATTAAGACCAAGCATTAATTCACTGAATAGATTTGATGCATTGATAATGTTTCTGTTATCTACTTCAACAGAAAATTGTGACTCAAGTAGAGAACAACTGTATAAATGCACAAATACAGCATGTTTGCAAATGAGGAATTACCTAACCAGTTGGGAAACCAGGTTCCACCATAGAATTTGATGGTTAGTTTGTTCAAGTTTGTTGAAGGCTGCAGGCGCTCCAATACAAGATGTTGGGACTCTTGAGCAGTGCAGCTATCCCATTCTAATGATAGATCTTCAAtttgttctttcttcttcataTTGGCTTGTGAAGCATCACAGGGGCAACAATTTTTTGTAGCTTTGAAATGCAGAGCTTCCCCTGCAAATTGAATTCGTCACCAGGTATTCGTCACCTACTTCTTCCAGGATTTTCTTACTTTTTGTCACATGTACTAAACTTTCTGCGATCCATAGCCGAACTAGCATCTCTTTTTCTAAGACTGAGTTCTCTGGAAAATTGAACAATAAGCAAAGCAACGTTTCAAAGGAGCTGGAAGGAAATGATAGCTTAGTAGCAGAGCATGTTGCACATTTAAATTTGGCAGATCCCAAATGTTACTTCTAAGTACCTTATTCCAATCATTTTTCGACAATTTGGTGCGAAGAAGACTCCCCAATGCAACTGCAGCTAAAGGCAAACCATCACATTTTTTCACAATTTCTCTTCCAATTCCTTCTAGGTTGGACCTTTCACTGGAATTATTTGCTCCAAATGCGTGTTCAGCAATCTTCACTATCAAGAGATGTCAAATGGAAGATAGGAAATGTTTGCATAGCAGAGTATTCAAGTTTTCAGTATTTGTTGTTTTTGAGGTAACCGATTCAAGCACAGTCTTAATGACCCTGATAACATCAAAATCCTTTGAAACACATGCCCATGCTTTTAAATCAAACTTGTCTTtaacttcatcttcttctttccaaCAAGTGAAACATTAAGCTTCCTTCTCCTAAAGAAGTCCAAACTCATTGGAAATGATCTTATCCAATAACACCTGAACAGAAGCAGAGAATAATGTCCCTCCCACAATAGCAGCAGCCATATAAGACCCTACAGTTGCCAGTAATTAACAGTATTAATTTACAAGAGAAGTAGTGTGTAAATAAGAATTAATATATAACACACAAATTTCTCACAAACAAGTTTCTTAGTATTTGATGAATTTACAATTATACTTTAATCAGTTAATGATGATTATTCTTAAGTAATTAGTAACAAGTTAGAACAAATGAATAGGATAAATAGAACGCTATAAGAGGACCAAAATGTGGTTTATTGATTCTATCAGTAGATGTTATTAtaatctctctctaattttggaCCTCAATaattaaagaagagagagagagatgaattCTTGCCTTAGAAGTAGAATTTAGTCAAAAACCAAATGACATGATTAGAAGCAATTAGCAGCAGAGCTTCTCTCAACTAAGATACTTCATTTCCTTTATATCCAGATCCAGCTGCTTCATCTTTGATGAAAAGTCACTCAAAACTCAAAGTCAAAAACAAAGTCAACATCAACCTtaacaaaaaaatcaataaacTAATCTgtaatattatcattattattattatttaaaagtaACTTAggtaaaactttttaaaatataaaatttaaaaatctaatataatcTTATATATTAACAACATTTTAAATTTAACAGTTAAATTTATgtcttttataatatttttaaattttaaaaattattttaccaaaCATAATTATTACtacttgtatttattaaaagttatttttaatttaatttaacaaatataaatactaaaccttttaaaaataaaagcttTATCAAACTACCTTATAGTGCCAAAACTACATTTGCAATTGCATTTTGAGAGTATGCACATGGCGGCTCAACACCTAACAGCGGCGCTCTTCTTGTGTGAAGTGGTGATGGAGATCCTCTCTTGGATTCCTGCAAAGCCTGTCACGCGCCTGAAGCTTGTGTGCAAGTCATGGAACTCCATCATCTCCCACCCTCACTTCGTCAAACTTCACCTTCACCGTTCACCCAAAAATGCCATCCTCCTCCTTACGCGAACACAAGCGCTCAACCTCGGCGAAGAAGGAAAACAGAGCACACTGTTGAGTAGCGTTGAATCTTTCATCCAAAATCCATCATCAGCTCTTGATGCTCAAGAGAATCGCCACTCTCTACAAGTACAAGACTGGGTCTCGGGTTCATGCAACGGGTTGGTTTGTGTGGCCCGTATTCTTCGCCACCCTAACAACGGTATTTGCGATATCTGTTTTCGTTTATTGAATCCTCTCACAGGGTTTATTTCAGAGAACTCGCCGTGCTTAAGTGTCAATGTGCATAATGCTTTTGGGTTTGGGTATGATGAGTCAAGTGACAGTTACAAGGTAGTGACTCTCATTCGGGATTCTTCTGGAACAGTAACTGCGCAAGTTTATAGCTTCGGTGGCAGTTCTTGGAAGACGATCAACAGTCTCCCTGCTTTTCTGTATTTTGCTGAAGATATTAATGGCCACTTCATCGGTGGCACTCTTGATTGGCTAGTTCTCCGTAACCCGCATGGAGCTTATTATGATTGGGCTGATGTTACACTTGATATGTTAATGATTGTTTCTTTTGACCTGAAATCGGATACAAGTAAACAGATTCTGCTTCCAAAGGGTATCGATGAGATCCCCACTCAAGAGCCAATTCTGGGAGTTTGGGGAAATAGGCTGTATCTTCTTTATGATTACAAGAACACTCATTTTATTGCATGGCAAATGAAGGAGTTTGGAGATGAAAATTCTTGGACTCAATTGCTAAAGATTAGTTTTCACCATCTCGGTGTTGAAACGCTATTATTCCCGGAGTTTATATTTGAGAATGGAAATATCTTCATGTTGATAGGCAGGCATCGATTTGAGAGAGTTTTTTATGACCGAAGAGATCATAGTGTTAAACGCGTTAATTTCTTTTCCAACAATCGTTACGTCAATGCATTTGATTATGTTGAGAGCTTGGTTCAGCCTTGTTAAAATTCGGTTCCTATTCAAAGTTTTGCTTCTGCATTTTTTTTGTTCtgttattttaaatctttatattTCGTGTAGGTCCAGCAAAGTTCATGTCATTGTGATTATTTTGGGTGTGTTAaaattctaattgatcctaattatattttaacaggTGTTTCCTTACTTTAGCTACTTCTTGTTGTTGGGTCCAAATTTGTTGACGAATCACTTTTATTTATCTGCAACTTTATATATACATGTGCATAAAATTTTGACATCCTTATCATGACTACTTGTTGCATAAGTTTATTAATTTTTGCTAATTATTGGATGAAGTTTacagaaaaatgaagttgtgttGATTTTTTCATTACTAAGAATCTAGAACATGATTTTCTGGAGTGAAAAATGATTTTAGCCACCATCCCATTATAAAAGCAATGAAATTTTCACTTTCTttatttagttttctttatttagttATTTGTTACTTTATCTTTTCATGACATATGTTTTAAATGATGAACAAGCTTGATGGCAAGTTGAAATCTTATTTATAGTAGTCATGGGATTGGGGAATGGATTCTCtccattttttttaacaattaagagagtaaagtgtgatctctcaccattagtTTTATAAGtaggaccaagaataaatataaaagagagagCAATAGAGGgttaaagatcacactttacactcttaatttttttaacaattgagaagaTCTATTCCCATGGGATTATACTAATAGAAATGAATACTATAAGAATGGAAATAAATTATGACATCCTATATTATCCTGTCAAAAGTACCCTAAGTATGCCCTATCTATGTCATAGATGCTCTATTTATGTATTTATGATGTGATGATTGTCAGTAACTAAGAGAATGAGGTGgcaaaaaaattttgatatggaaGCAAAATAAGTGATATACTTTAACAtggtaatttttggtgttttttaagaTTGTGGGAGTACACGGACCCTCCGATGGTCCGATTTGTGTTGAAAAAAATTCAGAGTACACAAATTTGCTTCACAAATCGCATGGTCTGATTTGCAGCTGATGGAATTTGAAATCTGAAACATGGAATTCGGACCCTCCGTTTTGTTTTGTTCTGGGTAATTTTTTTTACATTCTGAGAGACACAACTCGCAGAGTCCGAGTTCTGCTTCCTCTGATCCCACAACGAGGTGAAGCACCCCTCCTCCCCATACGCGAGTTCAACACTTCCTTGGgttccatattcaaattaaaaaactcGAATGAGGTTGAATCTTGGCCACCATTTTTTCTAGTCTTGTAACTTTTGCTTTCTTTAGATAAAACTAAGGAGATATTCTATTTTTATCTCCTATGTCACAACATGAGATAAAGCTGTAATTATTGTGAAAAAAATATGGAACGATAAGAGAGGAGAGAATTGCACCCAAATATATCATGGTTCGACTACTTAATGCAATATAGTCTATATCTAGTTTCTATCATAACAATAACgaaatttcactatcttttaaCGGAATTACATTCACCAATTCTTCCTAgaatctacccaatcctatctgagACAAATTCAGATTCTAActcaatcctgaacttgactaggACTCACCTTAGCTTTCAACAGCAAAGAGAAGGAAAACCATCACATTTTTTCACAATTTCTCTTCCAATTCCTTCTAGGTTGGACCTTTCACTGGAATTATTTGCTCCAAATTGCTCCAAATTGCTCCAAATGCGTGTTCAGCAAGTAAAGACCAGCAATCTTCACTGTCAAGAGATGTCAAATGGAAGATAGGAAAGGTTTGCATAGCAGAGTCTTAGTGACCCTGAAAACATCAAAATCTTTTGAAACACATGCCCATGCTTTTAAATCAAACTTGTCTTTAACTTCATCTTCATCTTTCCAAGAAGTGAAACATTAAGCTTCCTTCTCCTAAAGAAGTCCAAGAACTCATTGGAAATGATCTTATCCAACAACACCTGAACAGAAGCAGAGACTAATGCCCCTCCCAcaatagcagcagccatattttCTTTGGTTTAAATAAGACCCTACAGTTAGTTTACAGGAAAAGTAGTGTGTAAAGAAGGATTAATAGCACACAAATTTTTCACAAACAAGTTTCTTACTATTTGATGGATTTACCATTATACTTTAATCAGTTAATGATGATTATTCTTAAGTAATTAGTAACAAGTTAGAACAAATGAATAGAATAAAATAGAGAGCTATGAGAGGATTAAAATGTAATTTATTAATTCTATCAACAGATGTTGGACCTCAGTaattaaagaagagagaaagagagagagagagacctgAATTCTTAAAATTTAGTTAGAAACCAAATGATATGATTAGAAACAATTAGCAACAGAGTTTCTCTCAACAAAGATACTTCATTTCCTTCATATCCAGATCCAGCTGCTTCTTCTTGATGAAAAGTCACTCAAAAACTCAAAGTCAAAGTCAACATTAACCTTAACAAAAAAACAATAAACCATCGTCAAACTTCACCTTCACCGTTCACCCAAAAATGCCATCCTCCTGCTTACGCTAACACCAGCGCTCACCCTCGACGAAGAAGAAAAATGGGGCTTAGCATTGACTAGCGTTGAATCTTTCATCCAAAATCCATCATCCACTCTTGATGCTCAAGAGAATCGCCACTCTCTACACGGACAAGACTGGGTTTCGGGTTCATGCAACGGTTTGGTTTGTGTGGCCCGTTTTCTTTGCCAACCCAACAACGATATTGGCGATATCTGGTTTCGTTTATTGAACCCTCTCACAGGGTTTGTTTCAGAGAACTCGCCGTGCCTACGTGTCAATGTGCATAATTCTTTTGGGTTTGGGTATGATGAGTCAAGTGACAGTTACAAGGTAGTGACTGTCATTCCGGATTCTTCTGGAACAGTAACTGCACAAGTTTATAGCTTCGGTGGCAGTTCTTGGAAGACGATCAACAGTTTCCCTGCTTTTCCTTTTTTTCCTGAAGATATTAATGGCCACTTCATCGGTGGCACTCTTAATTGGCTAGGTCTCCGTAACCCACATGGAGCTGATTATGATTGGGCTGATGTTACACTTGATATGTTAATGATTGTTTCTTTTGACCTGAAATCGGATACACATAAACAGATTCTGCTTCCAAAGGGTATCGATGAGATCCCCGGTCAAAAGCCAATTCTAGGAGTTTGGAGAAATAGCCTGTATCTTCTTCATGATTACAAGAACACTCATTTTATTGCATGGCAAATGAAGGAGTTTGGAGATGAAAATTCTTGGACTCAATTGCTAAAGATTAGTTTTCACCATCTCGGTGTTGAAAGGCTATTTCCAGCGTTTATATTTGAGAATGGAAATATCTTCATGTTGATAGGCAGGCATCGTTTTGAGGTAGTTTTTTATGACCGAAGAGATAATAGTGTTAAACACATTAATATCTTGGCCAACAATCGTTACGTCATTGCATTTGATTATGTTGAGAGCTTGGTTCAGCCTTGTTAAAATTCAGTTCCTATTCAGCTTTTTGTTAAAACTTACTTGTCAGAGTATTGTTTTTAGTTCTTTTTTTTATTCAGAGTAAATTTTTCATGCAGCATATGATTTCTTAGATCTTTAGATACATGTCTAATAAGATAGCAACTAAAATAAGATTGCTTTCTTAGATTGTTACATACTTACATACATGTCTAATAGGATGGTAACTATCTGTATTCTGAATTTTGTTGCTGTGAGATAGTTAATACGAAGAAAAGATGATGAAAAGTTAGATGTACTTAAGATCTTAAAATGATGTTGTAGAGGGATGGTTGGGATGAAGGGGTATCATAACAAAAACTTAATGAGGGAGCTGCTTTTAGTGTTCTATTGCTGTTTTGCCAACAAAATTATCAAGTCCAAGAATTACATATCACATTAGCAGCTGAAAATTTGTTTCAATGCAGTAGAAAATATGCTGCTAAAAGCTGTAAAACGGTAAGTTTGATGCTATCACTATTTGCTGACGTTGCTGCACTGCTAATACTAAGTTGTCCCTTGTTGAATTCACTAGAAACCTCAGCTCATGAATGAACTCATTTGAATTGTCAAATGTTTCTTATAGCTATGTTACATTCCCAATTTGAGAGGAATAGCAACTGCACAATGCAGCCACTGCCATGTTTAGTTTGCCTAATATAAAAGCCAGGTACTGTAACTGTCATATATGCCATTTTGACAACTCAATCTATGCTTTGTAAGATCAAATTGTAGACTTGTAACCAATTTTTGGCATCACTTATGCAAACAAAATATGAGTATTTTGAATACCAATTttaaactcttgaaccattatgtcttttttaaaaatccttctttctctctctttgtttAAACTCTATTCCAACAAATTTGgatcaatatttatttattaatagcTTGCAAAACTTTCATTGCGGAAGAAGTGAATGGAAAAATAAGTGCGTATATGCAAGTTACTAAATTACGGACTTAGTTGTCAATGGAAATATAAACTACAATTTTTGAGAATTGAAAGTTCTCACAATTTTT harbors:
- the LOC107621200 gene encoding F-box/kelch-repeat protein At3g23880-like; amino-acid sequence: MEILSWIPAKPVTRLKLVCKSWNSIISHPHFLKLHLHRSPKNAILLFTQTKALTLGEEEKQGLVLSSVESFIQNPSSSLDTQENRHSLHVEDWVSGSCNGLVCVAHIVLCHCHPGNDICYICFRLLNPLTGFISENSPCLRVNVHNSFGFGYDESSDSYKVVTLIRDSSGIVTAQVYSFGGSSWKTINSLPAFLYFAEDTSGHFIGGTLNWLALRNLHGDDYDWADVTLDMLMIVSFDLKSDTHKQILLPKGIDEIPGQKPILGVWGNSLYLLHDYKNTHFIAWQMKEFGDENSWTQLLKISFHHLGVETLFPEFIFENGNIFMLIGRHRFEEVFYDRRDNSVKRVNILANNCYFEAFDYVESLIQPC
- the LOC107621199 gene encoding F-box/kelch-repeat protein At3g23880-like, with product MAAQHLTAALFLCEVVMEILSWIPAKPVTRLKLVCKSWNSIISHPHFVKLHLHRSPKNAILLLTRTQALNLGEEGKQSTLLSSVESFIQNPSSALDAQENRHSLQVQDWVSGSCNGLVCVARILRHPNNGICDICFRLLNPLTGFISENSPCLSVNVHNAFGFGYDESSDSYKVVTLIRDSSGTVTAQVYSFGGSSWKTINSLPAFLYFAEDINGHFIGGTLDWLVLRNPHGAYYDWADVTLDMLMIVSFDLKSDTSKQILLPKGIDEIPTQEPILGVWGNRLYLLYDYKNTHFIAWQMKEFGDENSWTQLLKISFHHLGVETLLFPEFIFENGNIFMLIGRHRFERVFYDRRDHSVKRVNFFSNNRYVNAFDYVESLVQPC
- the LOC107621198 gene encoding F-box/kelch-repeat protein At3g23880-like; translation: TIVKLHLHRSPKNAILLLTLTPALTLDEEEKWGLALTSVESFIQNPSSTLDAQENRHSLHGQDWVSGSCNGLVCVARFLCQPNNDIGDIWFRLLNPLTGFVSENSPCLRVNVHNSFGFGYDESSDSYKVVTVIPDSSGTVTAQVYSFGGSSWKTINSFPAFPFFPEDINGHFIGGTLNWLGLRNPHGADYDWADVTLDMLMIVSFDLKSDTHKQILLPKGIDEIPGQKPILGVWRNSLYLLHDYKNTHFIAWQMKEFGDENSWTQLLKISFHHLGVERLFPAFIFENGNIFMLIGRHRFEVVFYDRRDNSVKHINILANNRYVIAFDYVESLVQPC